One segment of Cydia amplana chromosome 16, ilCydAmpl1.1, whole genome shotgun sequence DNA contains the following:
- the LOC134655043 gene encoding dolichyl-diphosphooligosaccharide--protein glycosyltransferase subunit DAD1, translating to MTSLMSVIPKLYQEYTTKTSKKLKIIDAYLLYIFLTAVIQFVYCCLVGTFPFNSFLSGFISTVSSFVLAVCLRLQVNPENKNEFLGLSAERGFADFIFAHLVLHIVVINFIG from the exons ATGACCTCTCTTATGTCCGTGATTCCCAAATTGTACCAAGAGTACACAACCAAGACATCTAAGAAGCTGAAAATCATCGACGCCTACCTACTGTACATTTTCTTGACCGCTGTGATTCAGTTCGTGTACTGCTGCCTAGTCGGCACATTCCCGTTCAATTCCTTCTTGAGCGGCTTCATTTCCACAGTCAGCTCATTCGTGCTCGCCG TCTGCCTGCGGCTCCAGGTGAATCCAGAAAACAAGAATGAATTCCTAGGACTGAGCGCCGAGCGTGGCTTCGCCGACTTCATATTCGCTCACCTTGTTTTGCACATTGTTGTCATCAACTTCATAGGTTAA
- the LOC134655184 gene encoding proteasome subunit beta type-1: MLNVQGNFPEYAVPGAVQHRFEPYADNGGSVVAIAGDDYAVIGADTRLSTGFSIYTREQKKLFQLSSRTVLGATGCWCDTLTLTRLLAARMQMYEQEHNKPMTTPAVAQMLSTMLYYKRFFPYYISNVLAGLDGEGKGCVYSYDPIGHCERSNYRAGGSAGAQLQPLLDNQIGLKNMQNVTEAPLPKEKALALIKDVFISAAERDIYTGDSIYILIITANGIQEEKFALRRD, from the coding sequence atgTTGAACGTCCAAGGCAACTTCCCTGAGTACGCGGTACCCGGCGCCGTGCAGCATCGCTTCGAGCCGTACGCCGACAACGGCGGCAGCGTAGTCGCGATCGCCGGTGATGACTATGCGGTGATCGGAGCGGACACCCGGCTGAGCACGGGCTTCTCCATCTACACGCGCGAGCAGAAGAAGCTGTTCCAGCTGTCGTCGCGCACGGTACTGGGCGCGACGGGCTGCTGGTGCGACACGCTGACGCTCACGAGGCTGCTCGCGGCGCGCATGCAGATGTACGAGCAGGAACACAACAAGCCCATGACGACCCCCGCCGTGGCGCAGATGCTCTCCACCATGCTGTACTACAAACGATTCTTCCCATACTACATCTCTAATGTTTTGGCTGGCTTGGACGGAGAGGGCAAGGGTTGTGTGTACAGTTACGACCCCATTGGGCACTGCGAGCGCTCGAACTACCGCGCCGGCGGCTCTGCGGGCGCTCAGTTGCAGCCCCTGCTTGATAACCAGATTGGTCTGAAGAACATGCAGAATGTAACTGAAGCACCTCTGCCTAAGGAAAAAGCTCTGGCTCTTATCAAGGATGTGTTCATCAGTGCAGCGGAGAGAGACATCTACACTGGAGACAGCATTTATATCCTCATAATCACAGCTAATGGTATTCAAGAGGAGAAATTTGCTCTGCGTAGAGATTAA
- the LOC134655183 gene encoding trafficking protein particle complex subunit 11, with product MATQPSDPTEFPPEIILKPLALVGLSGLDTVNNAVHKAVWDAFSNNRRAERAAVRFKLLQNTFEFPVVKPKRNSYEWYIPKGILKKNWIHKRVALVPSVVVIFYDMEWTDPQWNEKIIECASRVQSIRAAVEGHATRVAVVVVQDGLTPPPSEYLLGAERAQALCAACEIQSKALFVLPHNDHLMGYIVRLENAFYDIAQNYYHHETKNIKQHRDHLNKTTHQYLFVRHQFKLGFLNELKQDLSTAHKHYLHAYNNLLETRAVDTNMHEVRTVAGYINYKLCKLLFALNMARDAIAQLKTHIERYKNRIGPTELLFEHYAWIARQYSAFGELFDEAIRAGLPAIQSQHPGFYYQHAAQFTVKRRQAMRSVCAEVTQYPPAPDPLEGIVEFYGQRPWRPGRLSADPHDPQREQAAVQALQYNERIFNHSTVVISFLGSAISQFKTFHSPRMRKQLVVEMANEYYYCADYGKALTLLSHMLWDYRREHWWFLASHVLNRALQCAYLSAVVQDYVQLSLEALSKHIQVPNNDKDRIFKNIMAVLNLDVPSAEPDLPAAAAARAADLWQAAADREPFAVNVDMASISSVFEVKTKFTQQKYKMDEIIEIEVYVRLSYATTLEVKRALVTVASRTETIEIPITDGGNIITLEGGKVKRFLCQFKCNSKDNGTDITIKNISFALDNDKKRKIVMNFKMEENKNMETAIHPELLHFIHSPKADYEFDSIVPSTIAHIVARECRLSNSVSNQSPALQGEWFPSTFTITNDENTSVYDVKITVSLLSTPDNQNPETVTELSLIEGQPQTQPLQISPGSIDKSSTHSSTFFLKTNRTSTTTVQIKVSYFIDLPEVSKLECVKDFTTKISIVKPFEVSTNFVAMNFKPISKCFIDDPLIVMPNVKILSPWDLVIVDTELEVVDCFRYADEGKLQSCISNLEVAEKNTAVDAICIQAKYKPKDHPTRVGLYNIKWRRKNNTSGHCVMSSTALSSLPIEECPIAVEVKYPEVVELQTSVPLKCILYGKSSSPVRLMLTVEGSDAYMFSGYRKLSVTVPPGDCVEVCYNIHPLVAGNTSPPRLKAALVGDHPGQDALREMFDKTFPDNIFVMPKYKK from the coding sequence ATGGCGACGCAGCCGAGTGACCCGACGGAGTTTCCGCCCGAGATCATTTTGAAGCCCCTGGCGTTGGTTGGGCTCTCGGGGCTGGACACGGTGAACAACGCCGTGCACAAGGCCGTATGGGACGCCTTCAGCAACAACCGCCGCGCCGAGCGCGCCGCCGTGCGCTTCAAGCTGTTGCAGAATACATTCGAATTTCCCGTAGTCAAGCCAAAGCGGAACTCTTACGAATGGTACATCCCTAAGGGCATACTCAAGAAGAACTGGATTCACAAGCGCGTGGCTCTCGTGCCCTCCGTTGTcgtgattttttatgacatggAGTGGACTGACCCCCAGTGGAACGAGAAGATTATTGAGTGCGCGTCTCGAGTGCAGAGCATCCGCGCGGCCGTGGAGGGCCACGCGACGCGCGTCGCCGTGGTCGTGGTGCAGGATGGGCTCACACCGCCGCCATCCGAGTACTTGCTGGGCGCCGAGCGCGCGCAGGCCCTTTGTGCCGCCTGCGAAATTCAGTCAAAGGCACTTTTTGTACTACCACACAATGACCACCTCATGGGCTACATAGTGCGACTCGAAAACGCATTCTACGATATTGCACAGAACTATTATCATCATGAAACAAAAAACATAAAGCAACACCGAGACCACCTCAACAAGACCACACACCAGTATCTTTTTGTGAGACACCAATTTAAGTTAGGCTTCCTGAATGAACTTAAACAGGACCTGAGTACCGCACACAAGCACTATCTCCATGCCTACAACAACCTGCTGGAAACCAGAGCAGTTGACACCAACATGCATGAGGTAAGAACTGTAGCGGGCTACATCAACTACAAGCTCTGTAAATTACTATTTGCCTTAAATATGGCAAGAGATGCTATAGCACAGCTCAAAACACACATTGAGAGGTATAAAAATAGAATTGGCCCTACAGAGCTGCTATTTGAACACTATGCATGGATTGCGAGACAGTACAGTGCCTTTGGAGAGTTGTTTGATGAAGCAATACGTGCAGGGCTTCCAGCAATACAGTCACAACACCCTGGCTTCTATTACCAGCATGCGGCTCAGTTCACAGTGAAGAGGAGACAGGCAATGCGGTCAGTTTGTGCCGAGGTAACCCAGTATCCTCCGGCACCTGATCCTTTAGAGGGTATTGTAGAGTTTTACGGGCAGAGGCCATGGCGGCCTGGCCGTCTGAGTGCCGACCCTCATGATCCACAGAGAGAGCAAGCAGCTGTACAGGCACTGCAATACAATGAAAGGATCTTCAACCACTCTACAGTTGTCATCAGTTTTCTAGGTAGTGCTATCTCGCAGTTTAAGACGTTCCATTCACCGCGCATGCGAAAACAGCTGGTGGTGGAGATGGCGAACGAGTACTACTACTGCGCAGACTACGGCAAGGCGCTGACGCTGCTCAGCCACATGCTGTGGGACTACCGGCGTGAGCACTGGTGGTTCCTTGCGTCGCACGTGCTAAATCGCGCGCTACAGTGCGCGTACCTCTCTGCTGTGGTGCAAGATTACGTCCAGCTATCTCTTGAAGCCTTGTCTAAACACATTCAAGTGCCAAACAATGATAAGGACAGGATATTCAAGAATATCATGGCTGTGCTTAATCTGGACGTCCCCTCGGCAGAGCCCGACCTGCCCGCGGCGGCTGCAGCGCGTGCTGCCGACCTCTGGCAGGCAGCAGCCGACCGCGAACCATTTGCCGTCAATGTCGACATGGCGAGCATATCCAGCGTCTTCGAGGTTAAAACCAAGTTCACccagcaaaaatataaaatggacGAAATTATCGAGATCGAAGTTTACGTGCGACTCTCTTACGCTACCACGCTCGAGGTCAAGAGAGCGTTAGTTACAGTTGCGAGTCGCACGGAGACTATCGAGATTCCCATAACGGACGGCGGCAATATCATTACTCTAGAAGGCGGTAAAGTAAAGAGGTTCTTGTGCCAATTCAAATGCAACTCCAAGGACAATGGCACAGACATTACGATCAAAAATATTTCGTTTGCATTAGACAATGATAAGAAACGGAAAATCGTCATGAACTTTAAAATGGAAGAGAATAAGAACATGGAAACAGCTATACACCCTGAGCTGCTACATTTCATACATAGTCCTAAAGCTGATTACGAATTCGATAGCATCGTGCCTTCGACGATCGCCCACATCGTGGCGCGCGAGTGCCGCCTGTCCAACAGCGTCAGCAACCAGAGCCCCGCGCTGCAGGGCGAGTGGTTCCCCTCCACCTTCACCATAACAAACGACGAAAACACATCCGTTTACGACGTCAAAATCACAGTCTCATTGCTTAGCACTCCTGATAATCAGAACCCTGAGACGGTCACCGAGCTGAGCCTTATAGAGGGACAACCTCAGACGCAGCCTCTCCAGATATCACCCGGGAGCATTGATAAGTCCTCCACACACTCCAGCACATTCTTCTTGAAGACTAACAGAACTTCCACAACCACAGTCCAAATAAAAGTCTCGTACTTCATTGATCTTCCAGAAGTCTCCAAGCTAGAATGTGTCAAGGACTTTACTACAAAAATATCCATAGTAAAGCCTTTCGAAGTTTCTACAAACTTCGTTGCTATGAACTTCAAACCTATCTCTAAGTGCTTTATAGATGACCCTCTGATTGTCATGCCTAATGTTAAAATCCTAAGTCCTTGGGATCTGGTGATAGTAGATACGGAGCTAGAAGTAGTTGATTGCTTCAGATACGCTGATGAGGGCAAACTGCAGTCATGCATTAGTAATTTAGAAGTAGCCGAGAAAAATACGGCTGTGGATGCTATCTGTATTCAGGCAAAGTACAAGCCCAAAGATCATCCCACTAGGGTGGGGTTGTATAATATCAAATGGCGGCGGAAAAATAACACAAGCGGGCACTGTGTGATGAGCAGTACTGCCTTATCCAGCCTGCCTATTGAAGAGTGTCCCATAGCTGTAGAAGTCAAATATCCCGAAGTAGTAGAGCTACAGACTTCAGTTCCACTAAAGTgcatattgtatggaaagtcaAGCAGCCCAGTGAGGCTCATGCTGACAGTTGAGGGGTCTGATGCTTACATGTTCTCGGGTTATAGGAAGCTGTCAGTTACTGTGCCCCCGGGCGATTGTGTAGAGGTGTGTTACAACATCCACCCACTGGTAGCTGGGAACACGTCACCCCCGAGACTAAAAGCAGCCCTGGTCGGTGACCACCCTGGCCAAGACGCGCTCCGGGAGATGTTTGACAAAACTTTTCCTGATAATATATTTGTTATGCCTAAGTACAAGAAATAA
- the LOC134655185 gene encoding SAP30-binding protein — translation MTSQALASLTATYTDSEGEEDIEEQTPEKDEARTHSAPPSPRRATDGDGRASAPISPKKQLVSYVDETMVSDEEALSPAPGSQDDMRRLSMETDTDEAVPRSDPDDSQDGASIPPEPPGKCPKELQETIAKFYNRMLTEGLDMNRIIQDKKNFRNPSIYEKLIQFCDINELDTNYPPEIYDPLKWGKESYYDELARVQKLEMDRREKEKKEKLAKIDFISGVAKKSESDEEKKRKSKWDQAAPNVGSKPTIKQPGLLQQPLTSNVTGTKGTVISAFGSLPKKPKI, via the coding sequence ATGACGTCCCAAGCCTTAGCTTCTCTCACTGCGACGTATACTGATTCCGAAGGCGAGGAAGACATCGAGGAGCAGACCCCCGAGAAGGATGAGGCCAGAACTCACTCTGCGCCGCCGAGTCCGCGGCGCGCCACGGACGGCGACGGCCGGGCGTCGGCGCCCATCAGCCCCAAAAAGCAGCTAGTGTCCTACGTCGACGAAACGATGGTGTCGGACGAAGAAGCGCTTTCACCGGCTCCAGGCAGCCAGGACGACATGCGGCGCCTCTCCATGGAGACGGACACGGACGAGGCGGTGCCGCGCTCCGACCCCGACGACTCGCAGGACGGAGCCAGCATCCCCCCCGAGCCCCCGGGCAAGTGCCCCAAGGAACTCCAAGAAACTATTGCCAAGTTCTACAACCGTATGCTCACAGAAGGTCTTGACATGAACCGAATAATCCAGGATAAGAAAAACTTCAGGAATCCAAGTATCTATGAGAAACTCATTCAGTTTTGTGATATCAATGAGCTGGATACAAACTATCCACCTGAAATCTACGACCCTTTGAAATGGGGCAAAGAATCCTACTATGATGAGTTGGCTCGGGTTCAAAAGCTAGAAATGGACAGGAGAGAAAAGGAAAAGAAAGAAAAGCTAGCTAAGATTGATTTCATATCTGGAGTGGCCAAGAAATCAGAGAGTGATGAAGAGAAGAAGCGGAAATCAAAATGGGACCAGGCGGCACCTAATGTAGGATCCAAACCAACCATAAAACAGCCTGGTCTGTTGCAGCAGCCCCTCACTAGCAATGTCACTGGTACCAAGGGCACTGTTATATCTGCTTTTGGATCTTTACCTAAGAAACCCAAAATCTGA